A window of Hordeum vulgare subsp. vulgare chromosome 5H, MorexV3_pseudomolecules_assembly, whole genome shotgun sequence genomic DNA:
cccattcgtcattcccgatacattcccggtaactccgaaaaccttccggtaatcaaatgaggtcatcctatatatcaatcttcgtttccggaccattccggaaaccctcgtgatgtccgtgatctcatccgggactccgaacaacattcggtaaccaaccatataactcaaatacgcataaaacaacgtcgaaccttaagtgtgcagaccctgcgggctcgagaactatgtagacatgacccgagtgactcctcggtcaatatccaatagcgggacctggatgcccatattggatcctacatattctacgaagatcttatcgtttgaaccttagtgccaaggattcatataatcccgtatgtcattccctttgtccttcggtatgttacttgcccgagattcgatcgtcagtatccgcatacctatttcaatctcgtttaccggcaagtctctttactcgtttcgtaatacaagatcccgcaacttacactaagttgcattgcttgcaaggcttgtgtgtgatgttgtattaccgagtgggccccaagatacctctccgtcacacggagtgacaaatcccagtctcgatccatactaactcaacgaacaccttcggagatacctgtagagcattttatagtcacctagttacgttgcgacgtttgatacacacaaagcattcctccggtgtcagtgagttatatgatctcatggtcataggaacaaatacttgacacgcagaaaacagtagcaacaaaatgacacgatcaacatgctacgtctattagtttgggtctagtccatgacatgattctcctaatgatgtgatcccgttatcaagtgacaacacttgcctatgatcaggaaaccttgaccatctttgatcaacgagctagtcaactagaggcttactagggacagtgttttgtctatgtatccacacatgcactgtgtttccaatcaatacaattatagcatggataataaacgattatcatgaacaaagaaatataataacaactaattattactgcctctagggcatatttccaacagcttgtCCCTCCATTCCAAAACGGAACCATCGAGATGCCATGAGGAGGTGTCCATGTGTGCTAGCCAGAAACTTTGGATGACCGAGTTCCAAAGGCGAATGGTGTAGCGACATTTGAAGAAGAGGAGTGCACCCGTTTCGTTCTCCCTCCCACAGAGAGTGCAAAGCCCATAGTTCTCCCAACCGTGTCGCTCCAATCTATAGGCAATCCAAATCCGATCTTGGATAGCCAACCAAACGAAAAACTTGATCTTGGGAGGGGGCCCAGCTTTCCAGACCATGAAGTCCATGGGTGAGAGCGTCAACCCAATAAAATGGGCCTTATAGGCGGAGGCCGCCGAATATGCCATGTCGTTCGCATGTTTCCAGATAATATCATCGTCGATGTGCTCATCCAGGTGCGGGTCATGAACAAGCATCCATGGAGTGAAGAATTGGCAGATGAGGTCATCGGAGAAACAACGTTGCTATTGATCTTCAGAATCCAAGCATTCCCATTTAGTGCCTCGCGAACTTTCCAGTTCTTGCACGTGGATGCCTCAAAAATTAAAGGAGCGATATACTTGGGCTTTCGCCCAAGAAGCCACGGAGAGTCCCAGTAAGGTGTTTTTGCTCCGTTGCCCAAAATGATGGTGGTTGAGGCATAAAAAATCCATATCGTCCTCCGTCCATGGGTTCCCGAGCCCCACCCATAGTTTGTTTGGTTCCTTCCACTCAAACCATGGCCATCTGAGACGCAAAGCCCGGACAAACCTACAAGTTTGAAGGACCCCAAGACCTTTGTACTCCTTGGGCTGGCAGACCATCTCCCAATTCACCTTGCATTTGGCTCCCGTCGTCCTGCCCGATCCATACCAAAGGAAAGCCCTCTCTAATTTGTTGATGTTGTGAAGAGAGCGTGTTGGCACGATGAGAGGCGTAATGGCATAGACCGCCTGAGAGGTAATGACCGATTTGGCAAGAGGCGTGCgtccgatggtggtgatgtttTGCCCGTCCCAAGTGGCAAGCTTGTCGGGCGCTTTGTCCTCTAGGTATTGGAAATCCGTCGTCTTTAGCTGCTAGACCAAGAGTGGTAGGCCTAGTATTTCACCGGGAATGTGGCCCTAGACACCAGCACACCTCTGAGAATGTGTTCCAAATTGTTGTACATGCTTGCGACCTCACCGAATCCCTTCAAGATGGTGGAGAGGTTGTCAATGTCACGCTTAATTGGAGCCATCAAGATAGCTGCGTCATCCGCATACAGGAAGGTTCTCATCATAGCGTCATGTTCGCAAATCTTATGGGGAGAACTTTGCTAGTGGGAAGCTCTAGGATTTGATGGAGTGGGTCAATGGCGAGCACGAAGAGCAGCGAGGAGAGCGGTTCCCTATGGAACCCTTTACCAAGCTTGATAGGTGATCCGTGAATACTATAGCAGGAAGCGCGGGGAAGACGAGCAAAGCAGCGCTACCACCCAATCTCTGAATTTGCTAGGGAATCCTTGCGTTGCAGAAGGTCAAGAATGAATTCCCATTTGACCGAGTCAAAGGCCTTCGTAATGTCCAGCTTGAACAACAGTGCGGGTGTCTTGCGCTTGTGTAGGCGACGAGCAAGTTTCGCACATACATGAAGTTGTCATGAATGCTTCTCTTTTTTATGAAGCGCTTTGTGCGGTGGAGACGAGGGCGTCCATATGAGGAGCAAGCCGCAGGGAAGGACTTTAGCAATAATTTTAGCGATGGCATGGATGACGCTAATGGGCCTATAGTCACAGATGCCTTATGTTCCGTCCTTCTTGGGCAGGAGCACCACATTGGCAGAGTTTAACCATCGAAGGTTGGACGTGTGAAGGGAGTCAAACCGTTGTATGACTCGCATGATATCCCAACACTTCTTGAAAAAGACACCTGTGAAGCCGTCTGGGCGAGGAGCCTTGTCACTCGGCATCTCCTTAATGGCCTCCCAAACCTCCTCCTCGGTAAAAGCGGCATCAAGGGTTTGCAAGTCTATGGTCTAGACGTTGAGCTCCTCCCAATTAAAGTCAACACCGGTACTGTTGCCCTTCCTCATGACCTCCGAGAAGTGGCCATGGATGGCCTTTTCCTTTTCACCATGGTTGGTAACCCAACCGCTCGCAAGCTTAATGCGGTAGATATGATTCTTCCTTCTCCGGGCATTGATGCGATGATGAAAGAACTTTGTGTTTGAGTCGCCTTCTTTAAGGTTGGCAATCCGATCACATTGACTTTTCCTGGCCCTCTGAAGAACCACCAGACTGATGACCCTACGCTTGAGTCTAGCACGCAGGTCAAGCTCTTTCGGTGAAAGCAGGCATGCTTCCTGCGCAATATCCAGCGGGAGAATCACGACAAGGGCCGCGTGGAACTGAATGTTGGCTTTGGAGAAAAGTCTTCTGCTCCATGCAGTGAGCCGCAACACGACCTTCTTGAGCTTATGGTGCAAAATGAGATAAGGCTTCGTGTGCGACACAATCTCGATCCAGGCCGTGTGGACAACCTCATGAAAGCCCGACAGGGAGGCCAAGACATTCTCAAATTTAAAAGATCATGGCCTCTTAGGACCCTTGTCATCGGCCAACAACAGAGGGCAATGATCAGAAAGGGAGTGTGGACAACCTCATGAAAGTATGGACAACCTCATGAAAGCCCGACAGGGAGGCCAAGACATTCTCAAATTTAAAAGATCATGGCCTCTTAGGACCCTTGTCATCGTCCAACAGCAGAGGGCAATGATCATATAGGGACGATGGCAGGACATGCAACGCGTGGGTGTTGAAGGTAGTGTTCCATTCACCGTTGCAGAAGGAGGAGTCAAGCTTACAAAGGGTGGGGTTTTCCCTCTCGTTCCTCCAAGTAAATCGTCTATTGTGAAGATGAATCTCCTTGAGCTCATAAGATTGCAGCATGGCACGAAAGCGGTTGATACTACTACGATTGATGTTCTTAGGCATCTGGGTTGCACATGGTACAAACTTGCAATGGCATATACTCTCTCCCTTCCTAATTATAGGTTATTTAAAAGATTCCAATGCGgattacatacggaacaaaatgaatgaatttatacttaaaaatatgtctatatacattcatatgtagctTTTATTAAAATatctaaaatgacttatatttaggaacggatggagtacttCAAATCACTAGTGAGTAGTAGCAGTTAGTACTTAAAGCTGGATAACAAAGGGGTCTGTTTAAACCATAACAGTACCTCAAATTACTAGCCCAGACCTGTCACTCAAGGCATGAATGGCTGAGATCTAAACGGAACTGTTGAAAGTATACAGCCCCTCTTTCCCTTCACTTACAATCCACTACTACTGTTAGTTTGCATCCAAACAAACGATATCAACTTCAGGTCATCGAATTGACAGGGAGAAGGTTCTGTACAGACCGAAAGAATCGTATATCGGAAAATTTATTGCAGCAAGGAAAACATATATTCTAAGCGGCTACCATAGCTCACCGCGGAGGTTAGCATTTACCAGGAGTCAGGAACTCAAACTTCAAAAGACAACAAGAAACGTGCATTCAAGAGAACCCCACAGTGTTTCCTCTAAACAAAACTTCGAAGTGCCTTTCTTCTGAATCATTTCCGCTTAGCACTCTCTTCCGCTCTAGTAAATGCATCAGTGAGCACATCAACGGCCCAATCCTTGGCATCCTCCTGCAAGGCAGAGATGTCAAGATAAGACTTAGCATCAAGCTCTGAAGCGCAAGGTCGGTCAAACCTTAAAAACTTATGCAGGCTGTAACTCTACTGAGTTAGACTAGGACACGTGTAAGATCAACGCAATAGAAAAGAGACGGCTTGTTGCCTAACCTATGAGCACTGAGGCGTGAAAAGAGGTGCGGTAAGGGAGAACAAGACAAATTTGATCCGACACGCACACccacataacatatatatatcGAAAAGCAATACAGCTTTAAACCTTGCTCTTAAGCTAATAAAAGGCATGTTTGAGTGACTGATGACTTTGAGAATTACTACACTGATCAAACAAAATGTATATACCAAAAACTGCAAGCTTGTTTCCTCAAGATGTACTTTGGCCACAGGTTCAGGTTCTATTATACTCCAGAGTAAATGTCTACCACAATCACTCAAATCATGCAGAATATAACCAGGTAACTAATGAGGACACAAGGTAAACCAAACATGTGTATGGTATCTAACAAATCTAGCAGCATAAATGCACGAGTGATGCTGCTAGTTCTATGTAGCAGCAAGTTGTTGAAACAAAAAGCATCAGTATCTATTATGAATCAGCAATACGTTAGTTTTCAGCACGGGAGAAAGACAGTGAATCCAGTAAACTCACTCTACAGAGATGTAATATACCATCAACTATCACAGAATTATATAACAAGGAAGTTATGTCTGCTACTTACCAGCCGCACGTTTTCTCCAGTTCTTAAGCGGGCATGTGGACGAGCTAACTTTGATTCAAAAGGGGTCCTTGGTCTGACTTCTTGGATTTCATCCCACTCTTCACGTGAAAGCATCCTTACTGTTCCTTGCTCAGGGTGACTATTCTTTATCTTGCGTTCTCTCCTTTCTTGGTCTGTAGCTTCATGTTCCTAACCAGAAAACATGCGATTAAGCTTCAGAACATGCCAAATTCAGAACAGACAGAGATTTTCTGAATGCATGCAAACAATGCTGAGTTAAACTATTTGATCAACATATACAATATGCAGTAGGTAGATGATGTGGCAAACATCAGGATTGATGATTACAAGACAAGGACACACACATCTTATCATGAAAACCGGGGTGACTATTACTTCAGGAAACAACTAACACAAATTCGTTTGAACATTTCTTCAATGAAGCCATTAAAAGGGGACACAAAAGGTGAAACTGCAATATCGAAGAAAAACAACTATACCTGGATAACAACATTTAGAGATGATCTGTTTACTTATCTACCATGGATAGAgaatcatctcatcaaaataaaaaaaagtgtcTTGTAAGTCTCTTCTCTAGATGTATTGTTGAATACTAACAACCACTCTAAAATTCAGCTCGATCCTAGAGGTTACATTTCTAAAACCTCACATCTTACAAATCCAAAGTATTCACTAACGCATAATGATCGACCTTAGTGCTTCACATGTATACAGTATACAGATCACATGATTAGTTAAGTGTTCAATACTAAATAAACATGTTCAATCAAATGCATGGCAGTTGCATCTGAAATTAACCATAGCCAACACCGGAGTGGGGGTGGAGGATACCATCATGAGCAGCTTGGTGAAGAGGGCTACGGCAGCAGCAGTGAGGATCATGGGAAGGGTGACGGAGTCGAGCCATTTAAGCGACTCCGGCGTCGGCACAAAGAACTCGTCGCGCCCTGGGTCGCGCCGACGCCGCCGAGAGCGCTCCCGCTCCGCCACGCTCAGCCGTAGAAGGTTCCGTGTAGATCCCTCAGACAACGCTGCCTGCCTCATGGCTGTCCCTCCCCGGCGCAGCACTGCCCGCAGCATCGCTGCCTCCAGCAGTGGTGGACCCAGGAACAAAAACAAGGGTGCGGAcactcaaaaaaaaaatctaCCTAATCCAAAAGGTAGAAATTACAACACTAGGTTAACTGGAAAATAGATAAGATGGAGGGGAAATGATGGATGGAAATCCATCAAATTGTAACACCACAGTCCACGATCCCACACTCAGCTTTATGTTTCCAAATTAGTAAAATAAAAAATGCAAGCAGTGTTCATTTCATTATTATTTAACAGGCATGTCATGGATGAAATGCGCAAGTGGAAGCTTAAGAAGATTATTTAACACGCATGCCATGGATAAATGATaactactactccctctgtaaactaatactcCTATAAGACCTTTTAGCTCACTAAAGTAGTACCTCTGCCCCACATTAATTGTCTTAGATTTGCCAAGATACGGATGTATCGAACACTACATGACAGTGTTTGCATCAAGGACAGCCTTGTTACCCACTATCTCATGAGACGATGACTTTATACATGTAGATTATATTCCTAGTGATAAAAAACCAAATCTCTTGTAGTGATTCTTCCGATTGACATGAACCAGATAGTTTGGGATCTTTATGGATGTGCTATCAATTTAAAGTCTGAGCCCAAAGGTAAGGTACAGATGCACAAAAAAAAAGGCAGGAAATGACTGCATATGTGTAGCTCAGTGAGGAAATTCAGTGCATACAAAAGCCAATAGTACATCAATCCATCAAGATTCACGGAAGATATATGAAACTACTGATTATAGCCGCTAGCTAACAGCGACGAGGAATTCGAATCTCAGGCAACAAGCTACTACCCGAATTCTCGCTGAACACGAACTGAAATCGGTGGGGAGTGAGCCGCACGCACCTGGGTAAAGGCGGAGAGGGTGGGAGCAGCGATCGCGTTGAGGGAAGGGGCGGAGACGACGGTGGAGGAAGCGGCGTCGTCGGGATCGGGGAGGTCGAGCGGCGGCTCGAGGTCGGCGAGGCCCTCGGGCGCGAGGTCCGGCTGCGTCCTGGAGCGGAGGAGCAGGGGACTCACGACGGTCGAAGGCGGCTCGTGGCGATGGGAGGGAGCTCCGGGGAGGGCGAGCCGCGAGCGCTGAGCGGCGGCGGCCGAGCGCGAGCGTGGAGCCCTGGATAGGTCgtcgcactggttctgtttttttttttaagGGCTCGCACTGGTTCTGCGTTTTTTCTCTTTTTGTGACGAGAAACACGCACTCTATAATACCCGATCTGTAAAATAATTGTTAAAATACAGATCCACGCGAAAAAGTTATCCGATTAGACCTTGCAATGGTGTTGGATCTGAGGCATGGTAAAAAAGCTTCACTTGATCTGCAAAAACATTATTTCCGCGTCCGCTTCTACAGTACCCTTTATCGAAAGAAAGCAGTTGGCGGGAGCCTAACTAAAAACTTCCGCGTCCGCCGTTCCCGTCCACCGTACGCCTCCCCGGACGTCGCCCCGAACGTCCCCGAACGCCGCGCCGCCCGTCCTGTCAGCCGCCCTGCTCGTCCTGGCCGTATTCAGCGCCTGTGACGGAATCAATTAACTTTCGATGTTCCCGCTTTAATCGAATCAGCCACGCCCTTCAGTTGGGAACCCATCTTGACATGTGTTCTAATCGGTGCGTCAATCTGTGTGCTGGCTTTTATGATGGTCCATGGCGATCCGAGTTCTTGGGCGTGCCCTTTGCTGTGTGGGAATCTCGATTtagggtttctttctggaggttggaGCTCTCAACTTGTAACgatcaagatgcggtccttttcgatctggggatcgaggccccgaattagaaagaagcgcatctaagcgtctcgcaaacaggtaacacatcacatacataataataataaagagacaatcaggggttcaattgccttctcataaatacatcagagtacatcacgcatacaaccaatgtagttccgctacggactacaaaacaagagaaaaggctatgctatcctgcctgctggcccacgatcacgaccacgcctcaatcttctgcatagttcacgtacaggcggtcggtctcctcatcgtactgccacgccagctgcgtgccgtcgggatcatctgtctctggggtacctaaacctgttggtattgtggaggaatccatgagccacggggactcagcgatctatgacctcggtgccagacctAGTCAAGT
This region includes:
- the LOC123399161 gene encoding uncharacterized protein LOC123399161; the encoded protein is MLRAVLRRGGTAMRQAALSEGSTRNLLRLSVAERERSRRRRRDPGRDEFFVPTPESLKWLDSVTLPMILTAAAVALFTKLLMMEHEATDQERRERKIKNSHPEQGTVRMLSREEWDEIQEVRPRTPFESKLARPHARLRTGENVRLEDAKDWAVDVLTDAFTRAEESAKRK